The sequence AGCTACTGGTCTTTCGAGAAGCGAGAGGGAGTGAAGTCGGTCGAAAGCGATTCAATGTGCAGTACGAAGGCAAGACAGTGCTGGACCCCATTCGTATCAATAAAGATATTATCAACATTACCGGCGCCACGATGTCCGTCCGTTCCATCAGTGCTGGTGTCAAACGTGTGCTTGTGTTGATCGATGAGTTTTACCTCAAGCCCGTCGGAATCGGCAGCGATACATTGGCCGCGAAAAGGGACAAGGGGTTTTTCACGTCACTATTCGGCAACTGACGGAAGCGGACCCAGCGTCCCTGGCATGCGCAACTTTAACCAGAAATTCAAGCTTCGTGACTCGGATCGTCATATCCGATTGTTATATACCTTGTTCTTGCTCCTGATGTTCATCGGTTTTTGCTTCTCATTTTTTTGGGCGCACAGCATGACAGGCCTGTCGCCTCAAGGCATCGCCGATCACTATCGAGGGTCTGATATCACTTTTGGAGAACCGATGTCATTTCGGGAATTGGCGGAGATCACTCACTTCCATCTCTTTACGATGCCCGTGGTCTTTATGATTCTGATTCATGTCATGTATTTGACCAGTGCCAGTCATACCCTAAAAGCGGTCGTCACGTGGGGCGGCTTTGGCGGCGTGATCCTCGACCTGCTGTCACCATGGCTAATCAGCTACGTCTCCCCGATCTTCGTCCTCTTGATGTTGACCGGTGACACGCTAATGACCATCAGTTTCTTGGTCATGATGGTTGTTCCCCTCTATGAGATGTGGGTGCTCAGACAGCCCTTGATGGGAGGCAAACGCACACAAGAATCGTAAGCGCCGACAGCAGCCATAATTGTTTTCAGCGGCCAGCGGTTGTTCACCCAGAGCCCAGGATCACAGAGGTGGTCTTGGGCTCTTCGTTTTTGGAGGTGATGGTATGCGAATCGAATCGACAGATGCTGTTCAACCGGCCGTAATAAGGCTCCAGCACATGCTCCAGAAGATCGACCGTCTCCGTCTCCCCCCGACATCACGACGCGATTTGGAGAGCATCCTCGTTCGGCAAGTGGCGAACGAAATAGATCGGCTTCTACCGTGGCAAGCCGGGCATGGACAGGGAACAGCGGCGATCGCGCTTCAGATCGGACGGGCCGCGCACCTTACGGACGAGGATTTGCATCAGCTCAAGCTGGCCTCACTTCTTCATGATATCGGCATGCTTATGCTTCCCTCGTGTTTACAAACCAGACAAGAATGGATTGAGCCAGACGCCTACGTCACGATTCAAAACCACCCGCGGCTCGGAGCCAATCTCCTAGAACCCTTTTCATTTATTCGTGAGGCCACAGTAATGATTGCCCATCATCACGAGCGATGGGACGGCTCTGGGTACCCCTATGGACTCAGGGGACGATTCATTCCATTAGGAGCAAGAATTCTGGCCGTCGCCGATGCATTTGAAGCCATTCAGGTTCCACATGTCCAGGATCGATCTCTGCGTAATTGCATTGCCCTCCGCATCTTACAGGTGGCGTCAGGAACTCAGTTTGATCCCAGTATCGTCGATATCCTGGTCGAACTCTCGGGGGAAACGGGTACGGTGCATGCGAGAGACGCATCACATCCATAAACAGCCGGTGTCCGCCCTACGCCGGCCTCAAAGTGGGAGGCCCACCCCTCCCACTTTACCAGGCAAGGGTCCTCGCCTCCCGAGGACCCTTGCCACCCCGGCTCGAACGGCGGGTTGCGATGGGAGCCAGACGAGAAACGAGCAAAGCAAGGACAATGAGATCGTTCATGAAATGCTTTTCATCCGCGCTTCTTACACTTGATCGACGAATACGCTGAGCTTGACAGCTTAACGACCGACACAAGGAACGGTGCACCATGAGTCACGACAGAATCCTGAGTCACACACAGACCTTTCTAGCCTTTCTGTGCTCAACGCTTTTCCTCATCGGAGTGGTGGCCTGTTCCGGAGACGAAAACTCGCCCCCTCTGACCCCTATCGCCTCGATCGGGACCCTCGGCGCCGAGGAAGCCGTCGGCGAACGGCTGTTTCTCGAAACGCGATTCGCCCAGGCGTTCAAAGTGTCTCTGGATAACGGCGGCGATATCAATGACGCGAATATCGGCGACCGCGTCGTCGATACCGTCCAAACGCTTGGTGCGCCGATCGACCCAGGGCCGTTCAATGGTCTCTCCATGAATTGTCGGGCTTGTCATCTGGTCGACGACGTGCTGGATGCGCCGGGAGGCACCATGCGGGCGTACACAGACCTTGCGCGGCGCAGCCCCATCCCGGCCCGAGCGGACGGCAAATCCGTTGCCGTCCGCAATTCACCACCTCTTGTCAACTCCGCGCTCAATCGACCAAGCGGCGTTCTGTTCCATTTCGACGCGGAGTTCAACTCGATGGAAGAGTTGGTCGCAGCCACCTTCACCGGTAGAAACTTCGGCTGGCTGCCTGGAGAACGCGCTCAGGCCGTCGCCCATATCGCTCACGTGGTCCGGTCCGACAACGGCACGGGAAACCTGGCCAAGGAGTTCGACGGAACGCCCTTCCGAGTGCTGTTCGGCGGGACCGATGCGTCCATCCCTGAGGAATTCCGTCTCACTCCCGAATTCCGAATGGCGATCGGCTCCGCGACCGACCAAGAGGTGTTCGATGCCGTTGTTAAGGTCGTCGCCGCGTATGTCAACGGCCTTCTCTTTTCGCAAACCGAAGACAGCGGCGTACCGATCCGCTCTCCATTTGATATATTCTTGGAGTCCAACCAGTTTCCTCAATCACCTGATTCCAACGAGTCTCCGATCGACTACAGCAGACGCCTGTTACAACTCATCAAGGCGCGTGAATCGGCCGGCACACTCCGGTTTGTCACCTCAAATCCGAATAGAACCGATGGGCAATTTCAGTTTCATACCCAACCCTTCTCGTTTGGAGCGCAGGAATTAGCCAGCTTGAAAATGTTCCTCGCGGAACCGGCGTCCAC is a genomic window of Candidatus Nitrospira kreftii containing:
- a CDS encoding hypothetical protein (conserved protein of unknown function): MSHDRILSHTQTFLAFLCSTLFLIGVVACSGDENSPPLTPIASIGTLGAEEAVGERLFLETRFAQAFKVSLDNGGDINDANIGDRVVDTVQTLGAPIDPGPFNGLSMNCRACHLVDDVLDAPGGTMRAYTDLARRSPIPARADGKSVAVRNSPPLVNSALNRPSGVLFHFDAEFNSMEELVAATFTGRNFGWLPGERAQAVAHIAHVVRSDNGTGNLAKEFDGTPFRVLFGGTDASIPEEFRLTPEFRMAIGSATDQEVFDAVVKVVAAYVNGLLFSQTEDSGVPIRSPFDIFLESNQFPQSPDSNESPIDYSRRLLQLIKARESAGTLRFVTSNPNRTDGQFQFHTQPFSFGAQELASLKMFLAEPASTPASTAELAAGQIGNCIACHAAPNFTDFKAHYTGTTQKEYDEIPGHGDGAFMNLAIPTLATRTADDLPATEQHPGGSERFRAVPAVGTNLTDLGLWNVFGNPDMPEPQDKIRNILCDDEQPCSVSQIDLLNRAIARFKTPSLRDLGHSDPFMHNGQFDTLDDVLEFYREMSDLAREGKLRNGADQLRQIALRESDVLPLVAFLKSLNEDYQ
- a CDS encoding hypothetical protein (conserved membrane protein of unknown function), giving the protein MRNFNQKFKLRDSDRHIRLLYTLFLLLMFIGFCFSFFWAHSMTGLSPQGIADHYRGSDITFGEPMSFRELAEITHFHLFTMPVVFMILIHVMYLTSASHTLKAVVTWGGFGGVILDLLSPWLISYVSPIFVLLMLTGDTLMTISFLVMMVVPLYEMWVLRQPLMGGKRTQES
- a CDS encoding hypothetical protein (conserved protein of unknown function), translating into MRIESTDAVQPAVIRLQHMLQKIDRLRLPPTSRRDLESILVRQVANEIDRLLPWQAGHGQGTAAIALQIGRAAHLTDEDLHQLKLASLLHDIGMLMLPSCLQTRQEWIEPDAYVTIQNHPRLGANLLEPFSFIREATVMIAHHHERWDGSGYPYGLRGRFIPLGARILAVADAFEAIQVPHVQDRSLRNCIALRILQVASGTQFDPSIVDILVELSGETGTVHARDASHP